One Sodalinema gerasimenkoae IPPAS B-353 DNA segment encodes these proteins:
- a CDS encoding AAA family ATPase, which yields MIPLHLTLHNFFSYQSATLDFSGLHTACICGENGAGKSSLLEAISWVVWGKSRANSEDDIIRIGQKEASVDFVFRSQEQVFRIKRSHRRGQSSSLEFQIETGQGFRSITGKGLRGTQHKIIEQLKLDYDTFLSSAYLRQGRADEFMVKKAAQRKQVLVDLLKLDHYDQLADKAREIANQGKAESKLLQEAVTRLEATLAVGPELQGELQAAEAEVAQLQAQQAQRTNRLQELQHQQAQRQRWQHQLDWAAAQGERLEEDYERDRRQQEQLREQQAQLRAILEQAVEIEQGYKEYQALSAKERDWTEQFSCYQDASQRQSQLRQELDRRKVEVQQKLHQEQAQLQACDRQLEQLQESLQREPQIQAGLAQLAQAKTQLQELEHCHSQAAPLRQRQQRLQGDRDRIRAQLEARLEQQQQQQAQLEQRQAQRPQLEQALAQVSEQIEALDKLRVYHKRVKEKGLERRSFLDGLHGSLQEYGRRLGEMDQKRALLQDPDAACPLCDRPLDEHHWQLVVGKHEQQHQELRHQHWLIQEQIAISEREIQVLRQEYRQLEQQLADYDRLREERGQRQAQLAATQEEWELLQQVRADSEELARAIAEEDYAPGIAEELASVEEQLAALQYDERELALARGAVERYRWADLQNAQLEQSRRQMQQLQEQRPELQGAVEVREQVLQELESEGETARELRDLQHYIDSLDYDVQAHQNGA from the coding sequence ATGATTCCTTTACACCTGACGCTTCACAATTTTTTTAGCTACCAATCAGCCACCCTCGATTTTAGTGGCTTGCATACCGCCTGTATTTGTGGGGAAAATGGAGCGGGAAAGTCTTCCCTACTCGAAGCCATTTCTTGGGTCGTTTGGGGCAAGTCCCGGGCTAACTCAGAGGATGATATTATCCGCATTGGCCAAAAAGAGGCTTCGGTTGATTTTGTCTTTCGCTCTCAAGAGCAGGTGTTTCGCATCAAGCGATCGCACCGCCGGGGACAGTCAAGTTCCCTGGAGTTTCAAATTGAGACGGGCCAGGGATTTCGCTCGATTACGGGCAAGGGACTCCGGGGCACGCAGCACAAGATTATTGAGCAGCTTAAGCTCGATTATGATACGTTTCTGAGTTCTGCCTATCTGCGTCAGGGCCGTGCTGATGAGTTTATGGTCAAGAAAGCGGCTCAGCGGAAACAGGTGCTGGTGGATTTGCTGAAGTTGGATCACTATGATCAACTTGCGGATAAGGCTCGGGAGATTGCTAATCAGGGCAAAGCCGAGAGTAAACTCTTGCAAGAGGCCGTGACCCGTTTAGAGGCCACCTTGGCGGTGGGCCCAGAGTTACAGGGGGAACTGCAAGCGGCGGAGGCGGAGGTGGCTCAGTTACAGGCTCAACAGGCTCAGCGAACGAACCGCTTGCAGGAGTTGCAACACCAACAGGCCCAACGACAGCGTTGGCAACATCAGTTAGACTGGGCGGCCGCTCAAGGGGAGCGTCTTGAGGAGGATTATGAGCGCGATCGCCGGCAGCAGGAGCAACTTCGGGAGCAACAGGCCCAGCTGAGGGCTATTTTAGAGCAGGCGGTTGAGATTGAACAGGGATATAAGGAGTATCAGGCCTTATCGGCGAAAGAGCGGGACTGGACTGAGCAGTTTAGCTGCTATCAGGATGCCAGTCAACGTCAGAGTCAATTGCGTCAGGAGTTGGATCGCCGCAAGGTTGAGGTGCAACAGAAACTGCATCAGGAGCAGGCCCAACTTCAGGCCTGCGATCGCCAACTGGAACAATTGCAGGAAAGTTTACAACGAGAACCCCAAATTCAAGCGGGACTGGCCCAACTGGCTCAGGCAAAAACTCAGTTACAGGAGTTGGAACATTGCCACAGCCAGGCCGCTCCCCTGCGACAGCGACAACAACGACTGCAAGGGGACCGCGATCGCATCCGGGCCCAACTCGAAGCTCGCTTAGAGCAGCAGCAACAGCAACAGGCTCAACTCGAACAGCGTCAGGCCCAACGGCCGCAACTGGAACAGGCTCTGGCCCAGGTGAGTGAGCAGATTGAGGCGTTGGACAAATTGCGGGTGTATCACAAACGAGTGAAAGAGAAAGGCCTCGAACGCCGCAGTTTTCTCGATGGCCTACATGGCAGTCTTCAGGAGTATGGGCGACGGTTGGGGGAGATGGACCAAAAACGCGCTCTGTTGCAAGATCCCGATGCTGCCTGTCCTCTATGCGATCGCCCCCTGGATGAGCATCATTGGCAGTTGGTGGTGGGGAAACATGAGCAGCAGCATCAGGAATTACGCCATCAGCATTGGTTGATTCAAGAGCAAATTGCGATCTCGGAACGGGAAATTCAGGTGTTGCGTCAGGAATATCGCCAACTGGAGCAGCAATTGGCCGATTATGATCGCCTGCGGGAAGAACGGGGGCAACGACAGGCTCAACTGGCGGCGACTCAAGAGGAGTGGGAGTTGTTACAACAGGTGCGAGCCGATAGTGAGGAGCTGGCTCGGGCGATCGCCGAGGAAGACTATGCTCCAGGCATCGCCGAGGAGTTGGCTAGTGTGGAGGAGCAGTTGGCGGCACTTCAGTATGATGAGCGGGAGTTGGCCCTGGCTCGGGGTGCGGTGGAGCGCTACCGCTGGGCAGATTTGCAGAATGCTCAACTGGAGCAATCCCGGCGACAGATGCAGCAGTTACAGGAGCAACGGCCGGAGTTGCAGGGGGCTGTGGAGGTCAGGGAGCAAGTGTTACAGGAGTTGGAGAGTGAGGGGGAAACGGCGCGTGAGCTACGAGATTTGCAACATTATATTGATAGTCTTGATTATGATGTTCAGGCTCATCAAAACGGCGCGTGA
- a CDS encoding SbcC/MukB-like Walker B domain-containing protein: MLNQLRQQLDEAEGWRSQWQLLENAQQALPGLEEQLGHLGDRLKTRQQELEQWQQQMQATQAALADCPDCSQEMAQVQTQLEQGRSQLNDRSAQLGRLQQQQQHRQAQQAHLEEQRQQLARSQRQHRVYQELTQAFGKNGIQALTIETVLPQLEAEANQFLARLSANQLHVQFVTQRASKGSKKTRKLIDTLDIYIADARGTRAYETYSGGEAFRINFAIRLALAKLLAQRSGAALQLLVIDEGFGTQDDRGCERLVSAIEAIAPDFACILAVTHIPHLKEAFQTHVEVVKTDAGSQVCVSH; this comes from the coding sequence ATGCTCAATCAGTTACGGCAACAGCTCGATGAGGCGGAGGGCTGGCGATCGCAGTGGCAATTGCTAGAGAATGCTCAGCAGGCGTTACCTGGTTTAGAGGAGCAGTTGGGCCATTTGGGCGATCGCCTCAAGACGCGACAGCAGGAGTTAGAGCAATGGCAGCAACAGATGCAGGCCACCCAGGCCGCTTTGGCCGACTGTCCCGACTGTTCTCAGGAGATGGCCCAGGTGCAAACTCAACTCGAACAGGGGCGATCGCAGCTGAATGACCGCTCGGCTCAGTTAGGACGCTTGCAACAACAACAACAGCATCGTCAGGCTCAACAGGCTCATTTAGAGGAACAGCGGCAGCAGTTGGCTCGCAGTCAACGACAGCATCGGGTGTATCAGGAGTTGACCCAGGCCTTTGGCAAGAATGGCATCCAAGCCCTGACTATTGAAACGGTGCTGCCCCAACTTGAGGCGGAAGCGAATCAGTTTTTAGCCCGTCTGAGTGCCAATCAGCTCCATGTGCAATTTGTGACGCAACGGGCCTCCAAAGGGAGTAAGAAAACCCGTAAGCTCATTGATACCCTGGATATTTATATTGCTGATGCTCGGGGAACTCGCGCCTATGAAACCTATTCCGGGGGCGAGGCATTTCGCATTAACTTTGCCATTCGTTTAGCCCTGGCCAAACTCCTGGCTCAGCGTTCAGGGGCGGCGTTGCAGTTATTGGTGATTGATGAGGGGTTTGGGACTCAGGATGATCGCGGCTGTGAACGGTTGGTGTCTGCCATTGAGGCGATCGCCCCGGATTTCGCCTGTATTCTCGCGGTAACCCATATTCCCCATCTTAAAGAGGCCTTTCAAACCCATGTGGAGGTGGTGAAAACCGATGCCGGGTCTCAAGTCTGCGTCTCCCATTAA